The proteins below come from a single Rosa rugosa chromosome 2, drRosRugo1.1, whole genome shotgun sequence genomic window:
- the LOC133729376 gene encoding probable LRR receptor-like serine/threonine-protein kinase At1g07650 isoform X1, translating into MAEVITGQKPIFFSYVAVLVVLICIVPIKSQARSGALAPDEVEALREIAEQLNKEDWNFSDPCSNVPTFSSPHTDQYNNTLVCNCSFSGNVCHIQSINLTGQDLDGVLPASLAKLPYLKQVDLGQNDLSGSIPREWASTKLEFLVLSVNNLSGPIPGYLGNITTLRALALESNSFSGPVPSDLGKLTNMEFLYLRANNLTGELPVALTNLTKLKVLQIGSNNFTGRIPNYFQSWKDLQNLEMLASGLEGPLPSSLSALKNMTDLRIGDLSGESSEFPNLSNMTNMQKLMLRSCNITGEIPGYISTLTNLAVLDLSFNRLEGAIPNFANIMRLSTIYLTSNLLTGLPDWIKSRDSRYNIDISYNNFSQSSVPTTCRETFNWFRSISQQNNLILSNCLKSCSKDQYSLHINCGGKQTTIGSIKYEGDEASGGAATFVQATPNWGFSSTGDFVDAWSSDKDYIANNVSILKMNSSKLYTTARLSPLSLTYYAHCLANGNYTVKLHFAEIVLRDNRSYYGVGRRMFDVYIQDKLVLKDFDITKEALGVDKDVIKVFKAVVNVKTLLIRFQWAGRGTTNVPLRGKYGSLISTISVQSDFNPPDDSKRKIYIVVGVVSALCLIFLIFGILWLRGCFGHKTTREEELRGLDLHTGFFRFKQIKAATNNFNAANKLGEGGFGAVYKGELLDGSFIAVKQLSSKSKQGNHEFVNEIGMMSALQHPNLVKLYGCCTEGNQLLLVYEYMENNSLSHTLFGSEEGLRKLDWPTRQKICVGIARGLAFLHDGTLKIVHRDIKPTNILLDRDLNAKIADFGLAKLDEEEQTHISTRVAGTIGYMAPEYALWGYLTDKADVYSFGVVALELVSGKNNIKYRPNENFVCLLDWALVLQQKGNLMELVDPKLGSGFNKEEALRMIKVALLCANSSPALRPTMSEVVSMLEGRTVVHQVTINPSIYGDEMRFKAFTEDSDPNMQESFEETRSFIHSDSKRTASSSSSVLNIDTVKPGTR; encoded by the exons TGGAAGCCCTTCGTGAAATAGCTGAACAACTGAATAAGGAGGACTGGAATTTCAGTGATCCATGTAGCAATGTTCCAACTTTTTCGAGCCCACATACCGATCAGTACAACAATACTCTTGTCTGCAATTGCTCATTCTCCGGCAATGTATGCCACATTCAAAGCAT TAATCTTACTGGTCAGGATCTAGATGGTGTTCTTCCAGCATCACTGGCTAAGCTACCTTATCTTAAGCAAGT TGATCTGGGTCAGAATGATCTTAGTGGTTCGATTCCACGTGAATGGGCTTCAACCAAGTTGGAATTTCT GGTTCTCAGCGTGAACAACTTATCAGGACCTATCCCTGGCTATTTGGGAAACATAACTACTCTCAGAGCTCT GGCCTTGGAAAGCAACTCATTTTCTGGACCTGTGCCTTCTGACCTGGGAAAATTGACTAACATGGAGTTTCT CTATCTTCGTGCTAACAATCTCACTGGAGAGTTGCCTGTGGCTCTCACTAATCTGACCAAATTAAAAGTACT tcAGATAGGTAGTAACAACTTCACTGGAAGAATACCGAACTACTTTCAAAGTTGGAAAGACCTCCAAAACTT AGAGATGCTAGCGAGTGGTCTTGAAGGGCCCCTTCCATCCAGTCTCTCTGCCTTAAAGAATATGACAGACCT GAGGATTGGTGACTTGAGTGGTGAGAGTTCAGAATTTCCAAATTTATCAAACATGACAAACATGCAGAAACT GATGTTAAGGAGCTGCAATATAACAGGAGAAATCCCTGGATATATATCCACCCTGACAAACCTGGCTGTTTT AGATCTAAGCTTCAACAGATTGGAAGGGGCCATTCCAAATTTTGCTAATATAATGCGGTTATCAACAAT ATATTTGACAAGTAACTTGCTTACTGGGCTTCCAGACTGGATCAAAAGTAGAGACAGTCGCTA CAATATAGATATCTCCTACAATAACTTCTCTCAGAGCTCTGTCCCAACTACTTGTCGAGAAACTTT CAATTGGTTCAGAAGTATTTCCCAACAGAACAACTT AATACTAAGCAATTGCCTCAAGTCATGTTCAAAAG ATCAGTACTCATTGCATATAAATTGTGGTGGAAAACAAACCACCATCGGAAGCATCAagtatgaaggagatgaagccTCAGGAGGTGCAGCAACATTTGTTCAGGCCACACCCAATTGGGGGTTTAGTAGCACTGGTGATTTCGTAGATGCTTGGAGTTCTGACAAGGACTATATTGCCAATAATGTTTCCATACTTAAAATGAACAGCTCCAAATTGTACACAACTGCACGACtttctcctctttctctcaCCTACTATGCCCATTGCTTAGCAAATGGAAATTACACTGTGAAACTACACTTCGCAGAGATAGTTCTCAGAGACAACAGGTCTTATTATGGTGTTGGAAGACGAATGTTTGATGTTTATATCCAG GACAAACTAGTATTGAAGGATTTTGATATTACAAAGGAAGCACTAGGGGTTGATAAGGACGTGATCAAGGTATTTAAAGCAGTTGTTAATGTTAAGACTTTACTGATCCGCTTTCAGTGGGCTGGGAGAGGGACAACTAATGTTCCACTAAGAGGAAAATATGGTTCTCTTATATCAACCATCTCAGTGCAGTCTG ATTTCAATCCCCCTGATGACAGCAAAAGGAAGATTTATATTGTGGTTGGAGTTGTTTCGGCTCTATGCCTTATCTTCTTAATTTTTGGCATTCTTTGGTTAAGAGGCTGTTTCGGACACAAGACAACCAGGGAAGAAG AATTGAGAGGATTGGATCTGCACACTGGTTTCTTTAGATTCAAACAAATTAAAGCTGCTACTAACAACTTTAATGCTGCAAACAAGCTTGGGGAAGGTGGCTTTGGAGCTGTTTACAAG GGTGAATTATTGGATGGCAGTTTTATTGCCGTTAAGCAACTTTCTTCAAAATCAAAGCAGGGAAATCATGAATTCGTGAATGAAATAGGCATGATGTCTGCATTACAACACCCAAATCTTGTTAAACTGTATGGATGTTGCACGGAAGGAAATCAGTTATTGTTGGTCTACGAATACATGGAGAACAATAGCCTATCACATACTTTATTTG GTTCGGAGGAAGGCCTACGGAAATTGGACTGGCCTACAAGGCAGAAAATATGTGTTGGTATTGCAAGGGGTCTTGCTTTCCTGCATGATGGAACTTTGAAAATCGTTCATAGAGATATCAAACCAACCAACATATTGCTGGATAGGGACCTTAATGCTAAGATAGCTGACTTTGGTTTGGCTAAGCTGGACGAAGAGGAGCAAACCCATATTAGCACCAGAGTTGCTGGAACTAT AGGATACATGGCACCAGAGTATGCTTTATGGGGCTATTTAACCGATAAGGCAGATGTATACAGTTTTGGTGTTGTAGCATTGGAACTGGTATCAGGGAAAAACAACATCAAATATCGGCCAAATGAAAATTTTGTATGCCTTCTAGATTGG GCCCTTGTTTTACAACAAAAAGGAAATCTAATGGAGCTGGTGGATCCAAAGTTGGGTTCTGGGTTCAACAAGGAAGAGGCACTTAGAATGATAAAGGTAGCTCTACTATGCGCCAATTCATCACCGGCACTAAGACCCACGATGTCTGAAGTAGTGAGCATGCTTGAAGGCCGAACTGTTGTTCATCAAGTGACCATAAATCCAAGTATTTATGGTGATGAAATGAGGTTTAAGGCCTTTACAGAGGACTCTGATCCGAATATGCAAGAGAGCTTTGAGGAGACTCGAAGCTTCATTCACTCCGATTCAAAACGGACCGCCTCTTCCTCATCGTCAGTCCTGAATATTGATACAGTTAAACCTGGGACCCGATAA
- the LOC133729376 gene encoding probable LRR receptor-like serine/threonine-protein kinase At1g07650 isoform X2 has translation MAQVLDSQKPIFFSYVAVLIVLICVINSQAQSGTPAPDEVEALREIAEQLNKEDWNFSDPCSNVPTFSSPHTDQYNNTLVCNCSFSGNVCHIQSINLTGQDLDGVLPASLAKLPYLKQVDLGQNDLSGSIPREWASTKLEFLVLSVNNLSGPIPGYLGNITTLRALALESNSFSGPVPSDLGKLTNMEFLYLRANNLTGELPVALTNLTKLKVLQIGSNNFTGRIPNYFQSWKDLQNLEMLASGLEGPLPSSLSALKNMTDLRIGDLSGESSEFPNLSNMTNMQKLMLRSCNITGEIPGYISTLTNLAVLDLSFNRLEGAIPNFANIMRLSTIYLTSNLLTGLPDWIKSRDSRYNIDISYNNFSQSSVPTTCRETFNWFRSISQQNNLILSNCLKSCSKDQYSLHINCGGKQTTIGSIKYEGDEASGGAATFVQATPNWGFSSTGDFVDAWSSDKDYIANNVSILKMNSSKLYTTARLSPLSLTYYAHCLANGNYTVKLHFAEIVLRDNRSYYGVGRRMFDVYIQDKLVLKDFDITKEALGVDKDVIKVFKAVVNVKTLLIRFQWAGRGTTNVPLRGKYGSLISTISVQSDFNPPDDSKRKIYIVVGVVSALCLIFLIFGILWLRGCFGHKTTREEELRGLDLHTGFFRFKQIKAATNNFNAANKLGEGGFGAVYKGELLDGSFIAVKQLSSKSKQGNHEFVNEIGMMSALQHPNLVKLYGCCTEGNQLLLVYEYMENNSLSHTLFGSEEGLRKLDWPTRQKICVGIARGLAFLHDGTLKIVHRDIKPTNILLDRDLNAKIADFGLAKLDEEEQTHISTRVAGTIGYMAPEYALWGYLTDKADVYSFGVVALELVSGKNNIKYRPNENFVCLLDWALVLQQKGNLMELVDPKLGSGFNKEEALRMIKVALLCANSSPALRPTMSEVVSMLEGRTVVHQVTINPSIYGDEMRFKAFTEDSDPNMQESFEETRSFIHSDSKRTASSSSSVLNIDTVKPGTR, from the exons ATGGCACAAGTTCTCGATAGTCAAAAACCCATCTTCTTTAGCTATGTTGCTGTGCTTATTGTGCTTATTTGCGTTATCAATTCTCAAGCACAATCTGGGACTCCTGCACCTGATGAAG TGGAAGCCCTTCGTGAAATAGCTGAACAACTGAATAAGGAGGACTGGAATTTCAGTGATCCATGTAGCAATGTTCCAACTTTTTCGAGCCCACATACCGATCAGTACAACAATACTCTTGTCTGCAATTGCTCATTCTCCGGCAATGTATGCCACATTCAAAGCAT TAATCTTACTGGTCAGGATCTAGATGGTGTTCTTCCAGCATCACTGGCTAAGCTACCTTATCTTAAGCAAGT TGATCTGGGTCAGAATGATCTTAGTGGTTCGATTCCACGTGAATGGGCTTCAACCAAGTTGGAATTTCT GGTTCTCAGCGTGAACAACTTATCAGGACCTATCCCTGGCTATTTGGGAAACATAACTACTCTCAGAGCTCT GGCCTTGGAAAGCAACTCATTTTCTGGACCTGTGCCTTCTGACCTGGGAAAATTGACTAACATGGAGTTTCT CTATCTTCGTGCTAACAATCTCACTGGAGAGTTGCCTGTGGCTCTCACTAATCTGACCAAATTAAAAGTACT tcAGATAGGTAGTAACAACTTCACTGGAAGAATACCGAACTACTTTCAAAGTTGGAAAGACCTCCAAAACTT AGAGATGCTAGCGAGTGGTCTTGAAGGGCCCCTTCCATCCAGTCTCTCTGCCTTAAAGAATATGACAGACCT GAGGATTGGTGACTTGAGTGGTGAGAGTTCAGAATTTCCAAATTTATCAAACATGACAAACATGCAGAAACT GATGTTAAGGAGCTGCAATATAACAGGAGAAATCCCTGGATATATATCCACCCTGACAAACCTGGCTGTTTT AGATCTAAGCTTCAACAGATTGGAAGGGGCCATTCCAAATTTTGCTAATATAATGCGGTTATCAACAAT ATATTTGACAAGTAACTTGCTTACTGGGCTTCCAGACTGGATCAAAAGTAGAGACAGTCGCTA CAATATAGATATCTCCTACAATAACTTCTCTCAGAGCTCTGTCCCAACTACTTGTCGAGAAACTTT CAATTGGTTCAGAAGTATTTCCCAACAGAACAACTT AATACTAAGCAATTGCCTCAAGTCATGTTCAAAAG ATCAGTACTCATTGCATATAAATTGTGGTGGAAAACAAACCACCATCGGAAGCATCAagtatgaaggagatgaagccTCAGGAGGTGCAGCAACATTTGTTCAGGCCACACCCAATTGGGGGTTTAGTAGCACTGGTGATTTCGTAGATGCTTGGAGTTCTGACAAGGACTATATTGCCAATAATGTTTCCATACTTAAAATGAACAGCTCCAAATTGTACACAACTGCACGACtttctcctctttctctcaCCTACTATGCCCATTGCTTAGCAAATGGAAATTACACTGTGAAACTACACTTCGCAGAGATAGTTCTCAGAGACAACAGGTCTTATTATGGTGTTGGAAGACGAATGTTTGATGTTTATATCCAG GACAAACTAGTATTGAAGGATTTTGATATTACAAAGGAAGCACTAGGGGTTGATAAGGACGTGATCAAGGTATTTAAAGCAGTTGTTAATGTTAAGACTTTACTGATCCGCTTTCAGTGGGCTGGGAGAGGGACAACTAATGTTCCACTAAGAGGAAAATATGGTTCTCTTATATCAACCATCTCAGTGCAGTCTG ATTTCAATCCCCCTGATGACAGCAAAAGGAAGATTTATATTGTGGTTGGAGTTGTTTCGGCTCTATGCCTTATCTTCTTAATTTTTGGCATTCTTTGGTTAAGAGGCTGTTTCGGACACAAGACAACCAGGGAAGAAG AATTGAGAGGATTGGATCTGCACACTGGTTTCTTTAGATTCAAACAAATTAAAGCTGCTACTAACAACTTTAATGCTGCAAACAAGCTTGGGGAAGGTGGCTTTGGAGCTGTTTACAAG GGTGAATTATTGGATGGCAGTTTTATTGCCGTTAAGCAACTTTCTTCAAAATCAAAGCAGGGAAATCATGAATTCGTGAATGAAATAGGCATGATGTCTGCATTACAACACCCAAATCTTGTTAAACTGTATGGATGTTGCACGGAAGGAAATCAGTTATTGTTGGTCTACGAATACATGGAGAACAATAGCCTATCACATACTTTATTTG GTTCGGAGGAAGGCCTACGGAAATTGGACTGGCCTACAAGGCAGAAAATATGTGTTGGTATTGCAAGGGGTCTTGCTTTCCTGCATGATGGAACTTTGAAAATCGTTCATAGAGATATCAAACCAACCAACATATTGCTGGATAGGGACCTTAATGCTAAGATAGCTGACTTTGGTTTGGCTAAGCTGGACGAAGAGGAGCAAACCCATATTAGCACCAGAGTTGCTGGAACTAT AGGATACATGGCACCAGAGTATGCTTTATGGGGCTATTTAACCGATAAGGCAGATGTATACAGTTTTGGTGTTGTAGCATTGGAACTGGTATCAGGGAAAAACAACATCAAATATCGGCCAAATGAAAATTTTGTATGCCTTCTAGATTGG GCCCTTGTTTTACAACAAAAAGGAAATCTAATGGAGCTGGTGGATCCAAAGTTGGGTTCTGGGTTCAACAAGGAAGAGGCACTTAGAATGATAAAGGTAGCTCTACTATGCGCCAATTCATCACCGGCACTAAGACCCACGATGTCTGAAGTAGTGAGCATGCTTGAAGGCCGAACTGTTGTTCATCAAGTGACCATAAATCCAAGTATTTATGGTGATGAAATGAGGTTTAAGGCCTTTACAGAGGACTCTGATCCGAATATGCAAGAGAGCTTTGAGGAGACTCGAAGCTTCATTCACTCCGATTCAAAACGGACCGCCTCTTCCTCATCGTCAGTCCTGAATATTGATACAGTTAAACCTGGGACCCGATAA